One region of Bombus affinis isolate iyBomAffi1 chromosome 3, iyBomAffi1.2, whole genome shotgun sequence genomic DNA includes:
- the LOC126914505 gene encoding probable phosphorylase b kinase regulatory subunit alpha isoform X1 produces MRSRSNSGVRLDYYQRIVHKIIIKHQNVVTGLFPASPENDHAWVRDNVYCILAVWGLSMAYKKIADADEDRAKTYELEQSCVKLMRGLLMAMMQQKEKVERFKSTQNPYDALHAKYSSVNEQTVVGDTEWGHLQIDAISLYLLILAQMTASGLQIVFNLDEVAFIQNLVFYIESAYCTPDYGIWERGDKTNHGLPELNASSIGMAKAAMEAMNELDLFGARGGPTSVIHVLADEAQKCQAVLQSMLPRESNSKELDSGLLSVISFPAFAVDEPNLIQLTRDAITKKLQGHYGCKRFLRDGYKTAKEDPNRLYYEPWELRMFENIECEWPLFFCYLIVDYCFQGNKEAVADYTKQLEQIMIKAEDGIKLVPELYSVETANVSAEYAEPGSQKRVALGRCPFMWAQSLYILGKLLQEGFLAVGELDPLNRRLCSEKKPDVVVQVVILAEDAEIREKIAQHDIHVQTIAEVAPIEVQPAKVLSHLYTYLGRNKKLGLSGRKSRDVGILSTSKLYSLNDKIFAFTPQLTDMTRFYIASDYELMIDIFKGEINFLKSSWQNMLGRPLVVMPLKNIHLDQGKIPLAMITTMKKLKSGYINGTRVSLGNLNEFLSTSCITNLSFLGSSEDGRPDKLNPQVQQYLEEHLMRAFPHRTGLLNRPITKTGKNLRRRMSVKGAIKKTRSIAVEPEILGVAGEDRRPSAVLNTNPFIEVTDTTLTPNSTQSAPMDRTPSPTDELLSWTNSPKLHRHRGIGETQYADTEVEELLTMLRETESLEEQGDILQYLVDSQGLYFNTGMVEEGHPVLIKDLLKDLYEKACQQKMWGIVRHTAGMLGKRVEDLAKAVTDLLVRQKQVTVGMPPTNEHTIVAPLPENELRALIHQAYGDDESTAMLTQELLVYLAMFIRTEPQLFLEMLRLRVGLIIQVMATELSRTLICTGEEASEHLLNLSPFEMKNLLHHIISGKEFAISSVGRGNFSVISCKSSKVSKKSQIGGFLSSDQTDGNEVEPDRQGQWLRRRRLDGALNRVPRDFYPRVWQVLERCQGLAIEGRILPQNLTQEMTPGELKFALAVETVLNTIPQPEYRQLVVEALMVLTLVTEYNVATSLGGLIAVEQLVHKANAIFLDDQMKIDGDATLCCAKPKEQRETTAMGNLLCGGAAYVCQHFYDSAPSGSFGTMTYITRAIASLLNCLPKDGDLECSIS; encoded by the exons ATGCGTAGTCGTAGTAATTCTGGTGTCCGCTTGGACTATTACCAACGGATTgtacataaaattattataaaacatCAGAATGTTGTCACAGGGCTTTTCCCTGCTAGTCCAGAAAATGACCATGCATGGGTTCGTGACAATGTATACTGTATTCTCGCTGTTTGGGGTCTTTCAATGGCATATAAAAAGATAGCTGATGCGGATGAAGATAGAGCTAAAACATATGAATTGGAACAAAGCTGCGTAAAATTAATGAGAGGTTTATTGATggcaatgatgcaacagaaagaAAAAGTTGAACGATTTAAGTCCACTCAAAATCCATATGATGCTTTACATGCTAAATACAGTTCTGTCAACGAACAAACTGTTGTGGGTGATACAGAATGGGGTCATCTTCAAATAGATGCCATATctctttatttattaattctgGCCCAAATGACTGCATCTGGTTTACAAATTGTTTTCAACTTGGACGAG GTTGCATTCATTCAAAATTTAGTGTTCTATATTGAATCAGCTTATTGTACTCCTGATTATGGAATTTGGGAAAGAGGAGATAAAACAAATCATGGGTTACCAGAATTAAATGCTAGCAGTATTGGAATGGCAAAAGCTGCGATGGAAGCAATGAATGAATTGGACTTATTTGGTGCAAGAGGAGGACCTACCTCGGTAATTCATGTATTAGCAGATGAAGCACAGAAATGTCAAGCTGTTCTACAGTCTATGTTACCACGTGAATCCAATTCGAAAGAATTAGACAGTGGTTTATTATCTGTTATAAGTTTTCCAGCATTCGCTGTAGATGAACCTAACTTAATTCAATTAACAAGAGATGCTATTACTAAGAAGCTACAGGGTCAttatggatgtaagagattttTGAGAGATGGATATAAAACGGCAAAAGAAGATCCTAATAG GCTCTATTATGAACCATGGGAATTACGTATGTTTGAAAATATAGAATGCGAATGGCCTTTATTCTTTTGTTACTTAATCGTGGATTACTGTTTCCAAGGCAATAAAGAGGCAGTAGCAGATTATACAAAACAATTAGAACAAATTATGATCAAAGCAGAAGATGGAATAAAGTTAGTACCTGAATTGTATTCTGTAGAAACTGCAAATGTATCGGCAGAATATGCTGAACCAGGTAGCCAGAAGCGTGTTGCATTAGGCAGATGCCCATTTATGTGGGCTCAATCTCTTTACATATtaggaaaattattacaagaa GGTTTTCTTGCTGTGGGTGAATTGGATCCGTTAAATAGACGTTTGTGTAGCGAGAAAAAACCGGATGTTGTAGTACAAGTTGTTATTTTAGCAGAAGATgctgaaattagagaaaaaataGCTCAACATGATATTCATGTACAAACAATTGCAGAGGTTGCTCCAATTGAAGTGCAACCCGCAAAAGTCCTCAGTCATTTGTATACATATTTAG gccgaaataaaaaattaggaTTATCTGGACGTAAATCAAGAGACGTAGGGATTTTAAGCACCAGTAAATTATATTCTTTGAATGATAAAATATTTGCATTCACTCCACAG TTGACAGACATGACCCGCTTCTACATCGCATCGGACTATGAACTCATGATTGACATATTCAAAGGCGAAATTAATTTCTTGAAGTCTAGCTGGCAGAACATGTTAGGCCGGCCTCTTGTGGTCATGCCCCTCAAGAACATTCATCTAG ACCAGGGAAAGATACCATTGGCAATGATAACTACTATGAAGAAATTAAAAAGTGGTTATATCAATGGTACAAGAGTTTCATTAGGAAACTTAAATGAGTTTTTAAGTACCTCTTGCATTACAAATCTAAGCTTCTTAGGAAGTTCTGAAGATGGTAGGCCAGATAAATTGAATCCTcag GTCCAACAATATTTAGAAGAACATCTGATGCGCGCATTCCCACATCGTACAGGTCTCCTGAATAGACCGATAACTAAAACTGGAAAAAATTTAAGGCGCAGAATGTCAGTTAAAGGTGCTATAAAGAAAACAAGATCAATTGCTGTAGAAC CTGAAATTCTTGGGGTGGCAGGAGAAGATAGAAGACCTTCTGCTGTTCTAAATACAAATCCATTTATTGAAGTGACAGATACAACGTTAACTCCTAATTCTACGCAGTCGGCTCCCATGGATCGAACACCGTCCCCTACAGACGAATTATTATCTTGGACGAATTCTCCAAAGTTACATAGACACAGAGGTATAGGTGAAACTCAGTACGCAGATACAGAAGTCGAAGAATTGTTAACCATGCTTCGAGAAACTGAAAGCTTAGAAGAACAAGGAGATATTTTACAATATCTT GTTGATTCTCAAGGTCTGTATTTCAATACTGGTATGGTAGAAGAAGGTCATCCAGTTTTGATAAAAGATTTACTGAAAGATCTCTATGAAAAGGCTTGTCAACAAAAAATGTGGGGTATTGTACGTCACACAGCTGGCATGTTAGGAAAACGAGTAGAAGATTTAGCCAAGGCAGTCACTGATTTATTAGTTCGTCAGAAACAAGTTACAGTTGGAATGCCACCAACTAACGAGCACACTATTGTCGCACCATTACCAGAAAATGAATTACGAGCTTTAATTCATCAAGCGTATGGAGATGATGAATCTACTGCTATGCTAACGCAAGAATTACTTGTTTATTTAGCAATGTTCATTAGAACGGAACCGCAATTGTTTCTTGAGATGCTCAGACTTAGAGTAGGTTTAATTATTCAAGTAATGGCTACTGAATTATCAAGAACTCTAATATGTACAGGAGAAGAAGCATCCGAGCATTTGCTTAACTTATCGCCATTCGAAATGAAAAATCTTTTACACCATATTATAAGTGGGAAGGAATTTGCTATTAGTAGTG TTGGTCGGGGAAATTTTTCTGTTATCAGTTGCAAATCTAGTAAAGTTAGCAAG AAATCACAAATTGGAGGCTTTTTAAGTTCTGATCAAACTGATGGTAACGAAGTAGAACCAGACCGACAAGGTCAATGGTTACGACGACGAAGGTTGGACGGTGCATTAAACAGAGTGCCGCGAGATTTTTATCCTCGAGTATGGCAAGTGCTCGAACGA TGCCAAGGTTTAGCAATCGAAGGTAGAATTCTACCTCAAAATCTTACACAGGAAATGACACCAGGGGAATTAAAATTTGCATTAGCAGTAGAAACTGTATTAAATACTATACCACAACCAGAATATCGTCAATTAGTAGTCGAAGCTTTAATGgtattaactttagtaactgAATATAATGTGGCAACATCTTTGGGAGGACTTATTGCTGTTGAACAGTTAGTTCATAAAGCTAATGCCATCTTTTTAGATGATCAg ATGAAAATTGATGGTGATGCTACTCTGTGCTGTGCTAAACCAAAAGAGCAACGTGAAACAACCGCAATGGGAAATCTTCTTTGTGGTGGAGCAGCATATGTTTGTCAACATTTTTATGATAGTGCTCCAAGTGGTAGTTTTGGAACAATGACATACATTACAAGAGCCATAGCCTCGTTATTAAATTGTTTACCAAAGGATGGTGATTTGGAGTGTTCAATATCGTAg
- the LOC126914505 gene encoding probable phosphorylase b kinase regulatory subunit alpha isoform X3, translated as MRSRSNSGVRLDYYQRIVHKIIIKHQNVVTGLFPASPENDHAWVRDNVYCILAVWGLSMAYKKIADADEDRAKTYELEQSCVKLMRGLLMAMMQQKEKVERFKSTQNPYDALHAKYSSVNEQTVVGDTEWGHLQIDAISLYLLILAQMTASGLQIVFNLDEVAFIQNLVFYIESAYCTPDYGIWERGDKTNHGLPELNASSIGMAKAAMEAMNELDLFGARGGPTSVIHVLADEAQKCQAVLQSMLPRESNSKELDSGLLSVISFPAFAVDEPNLIQLTRDAITKKLQGHYGCKRFLRDGYKTAKEDPNRLYYEPWELRMFENIECEWPLFFCYLIVDYCFQGNKEAVADYTKQLEQIMIKAEDGIKLVPELYSVETANVSAEYAEPGSQKRVALGRCPFMWAQSLYILGKLLQEGFLAVGELDPLNRRLCSEKKPDVVVQVVILAEDAEIREKIAQHDIHVQTIAEVAPIEVQPAKVLSHLYTYLGRNKKLGLSGRKSRDVGILSTSKLYSLNDKIFAFTPQNFDAEEYYTTNDAALLANTFTTNLAFLTINWKQMLGRPTITLVATHNHLDQGKIPLAMITTMKKLKSGYINGTRVSLGNLNEFLSTSCITNLSFLGSSEDGRPDKLNPQVQQYLEEHLMRAFPHRTGLLNRPITKTGKNLRRRMSVKGAIKKTRSIAVELTDTTLTPNSTQSAPMDRTPSPTDELLSWTNSPKLHRHRGIGETQYADTEVEELLTMLRETESLEEQGDILQYLVDSQGLYFNTGMVEEGHPVLIKDLLKDLYEKACQQKMWGIVRHTAGMLGKRVEDLAKAVTDLLVRQKQVTVGMPPTNEHTIVAPLPENELRALIHQAYGDDESTAMLTQELLVYLAMFIRTEPQLFLEMLRLRVGLIIQVMATELSRTLICTGEEASEHLLNLSPFEMKNLLHHIISGKEFAISSVGRGNFSVISCKSSKVSKKSQIGGFLSSDQTDGNEVEPDRQGQWLRRRRLDGALNRVPRDFYPRVWQVLERCQGLAIEGRILPQNLTQEMTPGELKFALAVETVLNTIPQPEYRQLVVEALMVLTLVTEYNVATSLGGLIAVEQLVHKANAIFLDDQMKIDGDATLCCAKPKEQRETTAMGNLLCGGAAYVCQHFYDSAPSGSFGTMTYITRAIASLLNCLPKDGDLECSIS; from the exons ATGCGTAGTCGTAGTAATTCTGGTGTCCGCTTGGACTATTACCAACGGATTgtacataaaattattataaaacatCAGAATGTTGTCACAGGGCTTTTCCCTGCTAGTCCAGAAAATGACCATGCATGGGTTCGTGACAATGTATACTGTATTCTCGCTGTTTGGGGTCTTTCAATGGCATATAAAAAGATAGCTGATGCGGATGAAGATAGAGCTAAAACATATGAATTGGAACAAAGCTGCGTAAAATTAATGAGAGGTTTATTGATggcaatgatgcaacagaaagaAAAAGTTGAACGATTTAAGTCCACTCAAAATCCATATGATGCTTTACATGCTAAATACAGTTCTGTCAACGAACAAACTGTTGTGGGTGATACAGAATGGGGTCATCTTCAAATAGATGCCATATctctttatttattaattctgGCCCAAATGACTGCATCTGGTTTACAAATTGTTTTCAACTTGGACGAG GTTGCATTCATTCAAAATTTAGTGTTCTATATTGAATCAGCTTATTGTACTCCTGATTATGGAATTTGGGAAAGAGGAGATAAAACAAATCATGGGTTACCAGAATTAAATGCTAGCAGTATTGGAATGGCAAAAGCTGCGATGGAAGCAATGAATGAATTGGACTTATTTGGTGCAAGAGGAGGACCTACCTCGGTAATTCATGTATTAGCAGATGAAGCACAGAAATGTCAAGCTGTTCTACAGTCTATGTTACCACGTGAATCCAATTCGAAAGAATTAGACAGTGGTTTATTATCTGTTATAAGTTTTCCAGCATTCGCTGTAGATGAACCTAACTTAATTCAATTAACAAGAGATGCTATTACTAAGAAGCTACAGGGTCAttatggatgtaagagattttTGAGAGATGGATATAAAACGGCAAAAGAAGATCCTAATAG GCTCTATTATGAACCATGGGAATTACGTATGTTTGAAAATATAGAATGCGAATGGCCTTTATTCTTTTGTTACTTAATCGTGGATTACTGTTTCCAAGGCAATAAAGAGGCAGTAGCAGATTATACAAAACAATTAGAACAAATTATGATCAAAGCAGAAGATGGAATAAAGTTAGTACCTGAATTGTATTCTGTAGAAACTGCAAATGTATCGGCAGAATATGCTGAACCAGGTAGCCAGAAGCGTGTTGCATTAGGCAGATGCCCATTTATGTGGGCTCAATCTCTTTACATATtaggaaaattattacaagaa GGTTTTCTTGCTGTGGGTGAATTGGATCCGTTAAATAGACGTTTGTGTAGCGAGAAAAAACCGGATGTTGTAGTACAAGTTGTTATTTTAGCAGAAGATgctgaaattagagaaaaaataGCTCAACATGATATTCATGTACAAACAATTGCAGAGGTTGCTCCAATTGAAGTGCAACCCGCAAAAGTCCTCAGTCATTTGTATACATATTTAG gccgaaataaaaaattaggaTTATCTGGACGTAAATCAAGAGACGTAGGGATTTTAAGCACCAGTAAATTATATTCTTTGAATGATAAAATATTTGCATTCACTCCACAG AACTTTGATGCGGAGGAGTACTACACGACAAATGATGCAGCCCTCCTTGCCAACACTTTTACAACCAACTTGGCCTTCCTCACCATCAACTGGAAGCAAATGCTCGGCAGACCAACTATAACACTTGTTGCTACTCATAATCATCTAG ACCAGGGAAAGATACCATTGGCAATGATAACTACTATGAAGAAATTAAAAAGTGGTTATATCAATGGTACAAGAGTTTCATTAGGAAACTTAAATGAGTTTTTAAGTACCTCTTGCATTACAAATCTAAGCTTCTTAGGAAGTTCTGAAGATGGTAGGCCAGATAAATTGAATCCTcag GTCCAACAATATTTAGAAGAACATCTGATGCGCGCATTCCCACATCGTACAGGTCTCCTGAATAGACCGATAACTAAAACTGGAAAAAATTTAAGGCGCAGAATGTCAGTTAAAGGTGCTATAAAGAAAACAAGATCAATTGCTGTAGAAC TGACAGATACAACGTTAACTCCTAATTCTACGCAGTCGGCTCCCATGGATCGAACACCGTCCCCTACAGACGAATTATTATCTTGGACGAATTCTCCAAAGTTACATAGACACAGAGGTATAGGTGAAACTCAGTACGCAGATACAGAAGTCGAAGAATTGTTAACCATGCTTCGAGAAACTGAAAGCTTAGAAGAACAAGGAGATATTTTACAATATCTT GTTGATTCTCAAGGTCTGTATTTCAATACTGGTATGGTAGAAGAAGGTCATCCAGTTTTGATAAAAGATTTACTGAAAGATCTCTATGAAAAGGCTTGTCAACAAAAAATGTGGGGTATTGTACGTCACACAGCTGGCATGTTAGGAAAACGAGTAGAAGATTTAGCCAAGGCAGTCACTGATTTATTAGTTCGTCAGAAACAAGTTACAGTTGGAATGCCACCAACTAACGAGCACACTATTGTCGCACCATTACCAGAAAATGAATTACGAGCTTTAATTCATCAAGCGTATGGAGATGATGAATCTACTGCTATGCTAACGCAAGAATTACTTGTTTATTTAGCAATGTTCATTAGAACGGAACCGCAATTGTTTCTTGAGATGCTCAGACTTAGAGTAGGTTTAATTATTCAAGTAATGGCTACTGAATTATCAAGAACTCTAATATGTACAGGAGAAGAAGCATCCGAGCATTTGCTTAACTTATCGCCATTCGAAATGAAAAATCTTTTACACCATATTATAAGTGGGAAGGAATTTGCTATTAGTAGTG TTGGTCGGGGAAATTTTTCTGTTATCAGTTGCAAATCTAGTAAAGTTAGCAAG AAATCACAAATTGGAGGCTTTTTAAGTTCTGATCAAACTGATGGTAACGAAGTAGAACCAGACCGACAAGGTCAATGGTTACGACGACGAAGGTTGGACGGTGCATTAAACAGAGTGCCGCGAGATTTTTATCCTCGAGTATGGCAAGTGCTCGAACGA TGCCAAGGTTTAGCAATCGAAGGTAGAATTCTACCTCAAAATCTTACACAGGAAATGACACCAGGGGAATTAAAATTTGCATTAGCAGTAGAAACTGTATTAAATACTATACCACAACCAGAATATCGTCAATTAGTAGTCGAAGCTTTAATGgtattaactttagtaactgAATATAATGTGGCAACATCTTTGGGAGGACTTATTGCTGTTGAACAGTTAGTTCATAAAGCTAATGCCATCTTTTTAGATGATCAg ATGAAAATTGATGGTGATGCTACTCTGTGCTGTGCTAAACCAAAAGAGCAACGTGAAACAACCGCAATGGGAAATCTTCTTTGTGGTGGAGCAGCATATGTTTGTCAACATTTTTATGATAGTGCTCCAAGTGGTAGTTTTGGAACAATGACATACATTACAAGAGCCATAGCCTCGTTATTAAATTGTTTACCAAAGGATGGTGATTTGGAGTGTTCAATATCGTAg
- the LOC126914505 gene encoding probable phosphorylase b kinase regulatory subunit alpha isoform X2, producing MRSRSNSGVRLDYYQRIVHKIIIKHQNVVTGLFPASPENDHAWVRDNVYCILAVWGLSMAYKKIADADEDRAKTYELEQSCVKLMRGLLMAMMQQKEKVERFKSTQNPYDALHAKYSSVNEQTVVGDTEWGHLQIDAISLYLLILAQMTASGLQIVFNLDEVAFIQNLVFYIESAYCTPDYGIWERGDKTNHGLPELNASSIGMAKAAMEAMNELDLFGARGGPTSVIHVLADEAQKCQAVLQSMLPRESNSKELDSGLLSVISFPAFAVDEPNLIQLTRDAITKKLQGHYGCKRFLRDGYKTAKEDPNRLYYEPWELRMFENIECEWPLFFCYLIVDYCFQGNKEAVADYTKQLEQIMIKAEDGIKLVPELYSVETANVSAEYAEPGSQKRVALGRCPFMWAQSLYILGKLLQEGFLAVGELDPLNRRLCSEKKPDVVVQVVILAEDAEIREKIAQHDIHVQTIAEVAPIEVQPAKVLSHLYTYLGRNKKLGLSGRKSRDVGILSTSKLYSLNDKIFAFTPQNFDAEEYYTTNDAALLANTFTTNLAFLTINWKQMLGRPTITLVATHNHLDQGKIPLAMITTMKKLKSGYINGTRVSLGNLNEFLSTSCITNLSFLGSSEDGRPDKLNPQVQQYLEEHLMRAFPHRTGLLNRPITKTGKNLRRRMSVKGAIKKTRSIAVEPEILGVAGEDRRPSAVLNTNPFIEVTDTTLTPNSTQSAPMDRTPSPTDELLSWTNSPKLHRHRGIGETQYADTEVEELLTMLRETESLEEQGDILQYLVDSQGLYFNTGMVEEGHPVLIKDLLKDLYEKACQQKMWGIVRHTAGMLGKRVEDLAKAVTDLLVRQKQVTVGMPPTNEHTIVAPLPENELRALIHQAYGDDESTAMLTQELLVYLAMFIRTEPQLFLEMLRLRVGLIIQVMATELSRTLICTGEEASEHLLNLSPFEMKNLLHHIISGKEFAISSVGRGNFSVISCKSSKVSKKSQIGGFLSSDQTDGNEVEPDRQGQWLRRRRLDGALNRVPRDFYPRVWQVLERCQGLAIEGRILPQNLTQEMTPGELKFALAVETVLNTIPQPEYRQLVVEALMVLTLVTEYNVATSLGGLIAVEQLVHKANAIFLDDQMKIDGDATLCCAKPKEQRETTAMGNLLCGGAAYVCQHFYDSAPSGSFGTMTYITRAIASLLNCLPKDGDLECSIS from the exons ATGCGTAGTCGTAGTAATTCTGGTGTCCGCTTGGACTATTACCAACGGATTgtacataaaattattataaaacatCAGAATGTTGTCACAGGGCTTTTCCCTGCTAGTCCAGAAAATGACCATGCATGGGTTCGTGACAATGTATACTGTATTCTCGCTGTTTGGGGTCTTTCAATGGCATATAAAAAGATAGCTGATGCGGATGAAGATAGAGCTAAAACATATGAATTGGAACAAAGCTGCGTAAAATTAATGAGAGGTTTATTGATggcaatgatgcaacagaaagaAAAAGTTGAACGATTTAAGTCCACTCAAAATCCATATGATGCTTTACATGCTAAATACAGTTCTGTCAACGAACAAACTGTTGTGGGTGATACAGAATGGGGTCATCTTCAAATAGATGCCATATctctttatttattaattctgGCCCAAATGACTGCATCTGGTTTACAAATTGTTTTCAACTTGGACGAG GTTGCATTCATTCAAAATTTAGTGTTCTATATTGAATCAGCTTATTGTACTCCTGATTATGGAATTTGGGAAAGAGGAGATAAAACAAATCATGGGTTACCAGAATTAAATGCTAGCAGTATTGGAATGGCAAAAGCTGCGATGGAAGCAATGAATGAATTGGACTTATTTGGTGCAAGAGGAGGACCTACCTCGGTAATTCATGTATTAGCAGATGAAGCACAGAAATGTCAAGCTGTTCTACAGTCTATGTTACCACGTGAATCCAATTCGAAAGAATTAGACAGTGGTTTATTATCTGTTATAAGTTTTCCAGCATTCGCTGTAGATGAACCTAACTTAATTCAATTAACAAGAGATGCTATTACTAAGAAGCTACAGGGTCAttatggatgtaagagattttTGAGAGATGGATATAAAACGGCAAAAGAAGATCCTAATAG GCTCTATTATGAACCATGGGAATTACGTATGTTTGAAAATATAGAATGCGAATGGCCTTTATTCTTTTGTTACTTAATCGTGGATTACTGTTTCCAAGGCAATAAAGAGGCAGTAGCAGATTATACAAAACAATTAGAACAAATTATGATCAAAGCAGAAGATGGAATAAAGTTAGTACCTGAATTGTATTCTGTAGAAACTGCAAATGTATCGGCAGAATATGCTGAACCAGGTAGCCAGAAGCGTGTTGCATTAGGCAGATGCCCATTTATGTGGGCTCAATCTCTTTACATATtaggaaaattattacaagaa GGTTTTCTTGCTGTGGGTGAATTGGATCCGTTAAATAGACGTTTGTGTAGCGAGAAAAAACCGGATGTTGTAGTACAAGTTGTTATTTTAGCAGAAGATgctgaaattagagaaaaaataGCTCAACATGATATTCATGTACAAACAATTGCAGAGGTTGCTCCAATTGAAGTGCAACCCGCAAAAGTCCTCAGTCATTTGTATACATATTTAG gccgaaataaaaaattaggaTTATCTGGACGTAAATCAAGAGACGTAGGGATTTTAAGCACCAGTAAATTATATTCTTTGAATGATAAAATATTTGCATTCACTCCACAG AACTTTGATGCGGAGGAGTACTACACGACAAATGATGCAGCCCTCCTTGCCAACACTTTTACAACCAACTTGGCCTTCCTCACCATCAACTGGAAGCAAATGCTCGGCAGACCAACTATAACACTTGTTGCTACTCATAATCATCTAG ACCAGGGAAAGATACCATTGGCAATGATAACTACTATGAAGAAATTAAAAAGTGGTTATATCAATGGTACAAGAGTTTCATTAGGAAACTTAAATGAGTTTTTAAGTACCTCTTGCATTACAAATCTAAGCTTCTTAGGAAGTTCTGAAGATGGTAGGCCAGATAAATTGAATCCTcag GTCCAACAATATTTAGAAGAACATCTGATGCGCGCATTCCCACATCGTACAGGTCTCCTGAATAGACCGATAACTAAAACTGGAAAAAATTTAAGGCGCAGAATGTCAGTTAAAGGTGCTATAAAGAAAACAAGATCAATTGCTGTAGAAC CTGAAATTCTTGGGGTGGCAGGAGAAGATAGAAGACCTTCTGCTGTTCTAAATACAAATCCATTTATTGAAGTGACAGATACAACGTTAACTCCTAATTCTACGCAGTCGGCTCCCATGGATCGAACACCGTCCCCTACAGACGAATTATTATCTTGGACGAATTCTCCAAAGTTACATAGACACAGAGGTATAGGTGAAACTCAGTACGCAGATACAGAAGTCGAAGAATTGTTAACCATGCTTCGAGAAACTGAAAGCTTAGAAGAACAAGGAGATATTTTACAATATCTT GTTGATTCTCAAGGTCTGTATTTCAATACTGGTATGGTAGAAGAAGGTCATCCAGTTTTGATAAAAGATTTACTGAAAGATCTCTATGAAAAGGCTTGTCAACAAAAAATGTGGGGTATTGTACGTCACACAGCTGGCATGTTAGGAAAACGAGTAGAAGATTTAGCCAAGGCAGTCACTGATTTATTAGTTCGTCAGAAACAAGTTACAGTTGGAATGCCACCAACTAACGAGCACACTATTGTCGCACCATTACCAGAAAATGAATTACGAGCTTTAATTCATCAAGCGTATGGAGATGATGAATCTACTGCTATGCTAACGCAAGAATTACTTGTTTATTTAGCAATGTTCATTAGAACGGAACCGCAATTGTTTCTTGAGATGCTCAGACTTAGAGTAGGTTTAATTATTCAAGTAATGGCTACTGAATTATCAAGAACTCTAATATGTACAGGAGAAGAAGCATCCGAGCATTTGCTTAACTTATCGCCATTCGAAATGAAAAATCTTTTACACCATATTATAAGTGGGAAGGAATTTGCTATTAGTAGTG TTGGTCGGGGAAATTTTTCTGTTATCAGTTGCAAATCTAGTAAAGTTAGCAAG AAATCACAAATTGGAGGCTTTTTAAGTTCTGATCAAACTGATGGTAACGAAGTAGAACCAGACCGACAAGGTCAATGGTTACGACGACGAAGGTTGGACGGTGCATTAAACAGAGTGCCGCGAGATTTTTATCCTCGAGTATGGCAAGTGCTCGAACGA TGCCAAGGTTTAGCAATCGAAGGTAGAATTCTACCTCAAAATCTTACACAGGAAATGACACCAGGGGAATTAAAATTTGCATTAGCAGTAGAAACTGTATTAAATACTATACCACAACCAGAATATCGTCAATTAGTAGTCGAAGCTTTAATGgtattaactttagtaactgAATATAATGTGGCAACATCTTTGGGAGGACTTATTGCTGTTGAACAGTTAGTTCATAAAGCTAATGCCATCTTTTTAGATGATCAg ATGAAAATTGATGGTGATGCTACTCTGTGCTGTGCTAAACCAAAAGAGCAACGTGAAACAACCGCAATGGGAAATCTTCTTTGTGGTGGAGCAGCATATGTTTGTCAACATTTTTATGATAGTGCTCCAAGTGGTAGTTTTGGAACAATGACATACATTACAAGAGCCATAGCCTCGTTATTAAATTGTTTACCAAAGGATGGTGATTTGGAGTGTTCAATATCGTAg